One stretch of Carassius carassius chromosome 18, fCarCar2.1, whole genome shotgun sequence DNA includes these proteins:
- the LOC132092111 gene encoding insulinoma-associated protein 1a, producing MPRGFLVKRNKKATPVSYRVRSEEDEQGAFPSAQQDAAGAHRPASPRTDSVQPVQFGNPEVVYRSMYSPTRPVSREHERACLERRFNLSSPISAESFPAAPNGSDHAPFAPVDLKIGTSNSTRTGTTLTTKRPASDTERKGKPASKKAKAMRKLQFEDEVTTSPVLGLKIKEGPVEQKPRSQCTGSDKPLGEFVCQLCREAYADPFSLAQHKCSRIVRIEYRCPECDKLFSCPANLASHRRWHKPKTAPQNPESNKTPAPQKEETSSDRDTPSPELSESGSEDGLYDCQHCGRKFKRQAYLKKHVMAHHDACDKSQSQAPLNLSASECHSHLCPVCGENFPSRVSQERHIRLLHSAQIYPCKYCPAMFYSSPGLTRHINKCHPSENRQVILLQMPVRPAC from the coding sequence ATGCCGAGAGGATTTTTAGTCAAGAGAAATAAGAAAGCGACACCTGTTTCATACCGCGTCCGGTCGGAGGAGGATGAGCAGGGCGCGTTTCCAAGCGCGCAGCAGGACGCGGCGGGCGCGCACCGCCCGGCGTCGCCGCGCACGGACTCGGTGCAGCCGGTGCAGTTCGGGAACCCAGAGGTTGTGTACCGATCCATGTACAGTCCAACCCGACCCGTGAGCAGAGAGCACGAGAGGGCGTGTTTGGAAAGACGCTTCAATCTCAGCTCGCCCATTTCGGCGGAGTCCTTCCCGGCGGCGCCCAACGGCTCCGATCACGCGCCCTTCGCTCCAGTGGATCTTAAAATCGGCACCAGCAACAGCACCAGAACCGGCACCACATTAACCACCAAACGACCCGCATCAGACACAGAGCGCAAAGGAAAACCAGCATCCAAGAAAGCCAAAGCTATGCGCAAACTGCAGTTTGAGGACGAAGTCACCACTTCCCCGGTTCTGGGATTGAAGATCAAAGAAGGTCCGGTGGAGCAAAAACCCAGATCTCAGTGCACAGGCAGCGACAAGCCGCTAGGAGAGTTCGTGTGTCAGCTGTGTAGAGAGGCATACGCCGATCCCTTCTCTCTAGCCCAACACAAATGCTCAAGAATCGTCCGGATCGAGTACAGATGCCCCGAATGCGACAAGCTCTTCAGCTGCCCGGCAAACTTGGCCTCGCACCGGCGGTGGCACAAACCCAAAACAGCACCGCAGAACCCGGAGAGCAATAAAACCCCCGCGCCTCAAAAAGAGGAGACTTCCAGCGACAGAGATACTCCGAGTCCTGAACTTTCCGAATCCGGATCCGAAGACGGGCTTTATGATTGCCAGCACTGTGGGAGGAAGTTCAAACGTCAGGCGTACCTGAAAAAGCACGTGATGGCGCACCACGACGCGTGCGATAAATCCCAAAGTCAGGCGCCGCTGAATCTGAGCGCGTCCGAGTGCCACAGCCACCTGTGCCCGGTGTGCGGAGAAAACTTCCCCAGCAGAGTGAGCCAGGAGCGGCACATCCGTCTGCTGCACTCGGCGCAGATCTACCCCTGCAAATACTGCCCAGCCATGTTCTACAGCTCGCCGGGACTCACGAGACACATCAACAAATGCCACCCGTCGGAAAACAGGCAGGTGATCCTGCTTCAGATGCCTGTGCGTCCAGCCTGCTGA